One Thermoanaerobacter pseudethanolicus ATCC 33223 DNA window includes the following coding sequences:
- a CDS encoding C40 family peptidase, translating to MDQRIGKMIFGISVFGATLIGSSFLNPAFAEGLGVGKITGNYVNVRTQGSLSGSIITRLNLNDTVTVLDQQNGWYKIKLSDGKEGWVFGEYLALVNGQNAPVTGVGTVTGSRVNVRSAASLSASIITQLAKNTVVDVLGKQNDWYKVRLSNNKEGWIYSQYLAVKSVDTTVSRGSVNRTPIAVGIVTGSVVNVRSAGNISANVIAQVTKNTKVDVLGNQNGWYNIRLSDGREGWIYGQYLSVGTQTIVSRGDVDRSVVNKLIEFAKSLLGTKYVYGGSSPAGFDCSGFVQYVFKNFDINLPRTAKDQSTVEEYVSYSNLQPGDLVFFKTLGSSVINHSGIYIGNGEFIHSSSGAGKVIISNITSGYYKDHYTTARRVIR from the coding sequence GTGGATCAGCGAATAGGAAAGATGATTTTTGGAATTTCTGTGTTTGGCGCGACGCTGATTGGTAGTTCTTTTTTGAACCCAGCGTTTGCAGAAGGATTGGGAGTTGGAAAGATTACGGGAAATTATGTAAATGTACGAACGCAGGGCAGTTTATCAGGAAGCATTATTACACGGCTAAATTTAAATGATACTGTGACTGTGTTAGATCAGCAAAATGGATGGTACAAGATTAAGCTTTCAGATGGAAAAGAAGGTTGGGTTTTTGGAGAGTATTTAGCATTAGTTAATGGCCAAAATGCACCGGTAACAGGAGTTGGTACTGTGACCGGTAGTAGAGTGAACGTAAGAAGTGCAGCCAGTTTATCTGCAAGCATAATAACACAACTTGCAAAAAATACTGTAGTAGATGTTTTAGGAAAGCAAAATGATTGGTACAAAGTAAGACTTTCTAACAACAAAGAAGGATGGATTTACAGTCAATATTTAGCAGTAAAAAGTGTAGATACTACTGTATCAAGAGGAAGTGTTAATAGAACACCAATAGCTGTTGGCATAGTAACAGGTAGTGTAGTAAATGTGAGAAGTGCAGGTAATATATCTGCCAATGTGATAGCACAAGTTACAAAAAATACAAAAGTGGATGTATTAGGAAATCAAAATGGATGGTACAATATAAGGCTTTCAGATGGAAGAGAAGGTTGGATATATGGCCAATATTTATCAGTAGGAACACAAACGATTGTATCAAGAGGAGACGTAGATAGAAGTGTGGTAAACAAGCTTATAGAATTTGCTAAATCTCTTTTGGGAACCAAGTATGTGTATGGAGGTTCATCTCCTGCAGGGTTTGATTGTTCCGGTTTTGTTCAATATGTTTTTAAGAATTTTGATATTAATTTACCAAGAACGGCGAAGGACCAATCTACTGTAGAAGAATATGTAAGTTATAGCAACCTTCAACCAGGAGATTTGGTATTTTTTAAAACTTTGGGAAGTAGTGTGATAAATCACTCAGGAATATATATAGGCAATGGTGAGTTTATACACAGCTCTTCAGGGGCTGGAAAAGTGATAATAAGTAATATAACTTCGGGATATTATAAAGACCATTATACTACAGCACGACGCGTTATAAGATAA
- a CDS encoding peptide ABC transporter substrate-binding protein, with amino-acid sequence MRKFIILSFILMFIFTGCKTTPQNMVNLPQASEDKTKIEEEKPLEGGTLRVNITSFDTLNPFLNSNERVRQMLNLSLEGLVTLDKTLKPVPQLAEKWDINGLNIKFYLKKNVKWQDGVSFTANDVKFTFDSFKSKEVKSPYKDILINYLSSYKTNGDYEFEVVLNKPAANPIALFTFPILAEHQYKSKEDILNKDIVPIGTGPYKISSYSVSREVIFEKNPYYRGDKPYIDNIVFKIVPNENAMITSFQSKEADFTFLSDIDWDKYKELSNVNIYKYVMQDYVFMAPNYQNPALKDSNVRKAMCYGIDTDKILRDVYFGHGLKSCIPVRPDSWLYSSKIVAHNYDIKEANKILEENGWNLVKGIRNNGTYQLKFDLIVNVNNPYLIKTAQIIKNNLKSIGIEIKIVPKDWDNLLSSVYSGKFDLVLMEWNLSYNQDMSAMFMTKGKDNFMGYSNSKVDEIYSRIFYDLEENSLKADYQVLEQVFLEEQPIIGLFYIEGAVMAYDNVKGVDPTGFNVFDNIEKWYIKK; translated from the coding sequence ATGAGAAAATTTATTATATTATCTTTCATTTTGATGTTTATTTTTACAGGATGCAAAACCACTCCACAAAATATGGTAAATTTGCCGCAAGCTTCTGAGGATAAAACTAAGATTGAAGAAGAAAAGCCACTAGAGGGTGGCACTTTAAGAGTAAATATTACTTCTTTTGATACGTTAAATCCTTTTTTAAACAGCAATGAACGAGTAAGGCAAATGTTGAATTTGTCATTGGAAGGATTAGTTACTTTAGATAAAACTTTAAAACCTGTTCCTCAATTAGCAGAAAAGTGGGATATAAATGGACTTAATATAAAATTTTATTTAAAAAAGAATGTTAAATGGCAGGATGGAGTAAGTTTTACAGCTAATGATGTAAAATTTACTTTTGATTCTTTTAAAAGTAAGGAGGTAAAAAGCCCTTATAAGGACATTCTCATTAACTATCTCTCCTCTTATAAGACAAACGGTGATTATGAATTTGAAGTTGTTTTAAATAAACCTGCTGCAAATCCAATAGCTTTATTTACTTTTCCTATTTTAGCCGAGCACCAATACAAGAGCAAGGAAGATATTTTAAATAAAGACATCGTACCTATTGGTACAGGACCATATAAGATATCTTCTTACAGTGTTAGCAGAGAGGTTATTTTTGAAAAAAATCCTTATTATAGAGGCGACAAACCCTATATAGATAATATAGTATTTAAAATTGTGCCTAATGAAAATGCCATGATAACATCTTTTCAAAGCAAAGAAGCAGATTTTACTTTTTTAAGTGACATAGACTGGGATAAATACAAAGAGCTTTCAAATGTAAATATTTATAAATACGTTATGCAAGATTATGTATTTATGGCTCCTAATTATCAAAATCCAGCGTTGAAAGATTCAAATGTCAGGAAAGCGATGTGTTATGGAATAGATACTGACAAAATTTTGAGAGATGTATATTTTGGTCATGGGTTAAAGTCATGCATTCCAGTCCGCCCTGATTCATGGCTTTATAGTAGTAAAATAGTAGCTCATAATTACGATATAAAAGAGGCAAATAAAATATTAGAGGAAAATGGTTGGAATTTAGTTAAAGGGATAAGGAACAATGGAACTTATCAACTTAAATTTGATTTGATAGTAAATGTAAATAATCCTTATTTAATTAAGACTGCTCAAATTATAAAGAATAATTTAAAAAGCATAGGAATTGAAATAAAAATTGTACCAAAAGATTGGGATAATTTACTAAGTTCTGTGTATTCGGGTAAGTTTGATTTGGTGCTAATGGAGTGGAATTTAAGTTATAATCAAGATATGTCTGCGATGTTTATGACAAAAGGCAAAGATAATTTTATGGGTTATAGTAATTCTAAAGTTGATGAAATATATAGTAGAATTTTTTATGATTTAGAAGAAAATTCTTTAAAAGCAGATTATCAAGTTTTGGAACAAGTTTTTTTAGAGGAACAACCTATAATTGGCCTTTTCTATATTGAAGGAGCAGTTATGGCATATGACAATGTAAAAGGTGTGGACCCTACTGGATTTAATGTTTTCGACAATATAGAAAAATGGTATATAAAAAAGTAG
- a CDS encoding nicotinate phosphoribosyltransferase translates to MKQLKHLKDLNEVKIEKDREFFSATHEEIKNAWTTDVYFLRTQDILSYLSVQDKIVTAEIFPRKRGVFAGLPEVMSLLKDKNVEIWSLEEGDTFEAKDTVMRIKGPYSEFGIYETAILGILASSSGWATAARELKEVAKDKPILCFGARHVHPAVAPVMERAALVGGADDASCVLGAKLMGKDPKGTVPHAAFLIAGDTLEVVKAYRDITPPDEKITILVDTFKDEVEEALRVAEFLGDRLYGVRLDTPSERGGVTPSLVYELRQRLNQKGFTNVKIIVSGGLDPERVAKLSESGADAFGVGSYISDAQPIDMTMDIKEVEGVPVAKRGRIPGIIENKKLKKIK, encoded by the coding sequence ATGAAACAATTAAAACATTTAAAAGACCTAAATGAGGTAAAAATCGAAAAGGATAGGGAGTTTTTCTCAGCTACTCATGAAGAAATAAAAAATGCATGGACTACGGATGTGTATTTTTTAAGAACCCAGGATATTTTGTCATATCTTAGTGTACAAGATAAAATAGTCACAGCGGAGATATTTCCAAGAAAAAGAGGAGTTTTTGCAGGGTTACCAGAAGTAATGAGTTTACTTAAAGATAAAAATGTGGAAATATGGTCTTTGGAAGAAGGAGATACTTTTGAAGCTAAAGATACAGTAATGAGGATAAAAGGGCCTTATAGTGAGTTTGGAATTTATGAGACGGCAATATTAGGAATTCTTGCAAGTTCTTCTGGTTGGGCAACAGCAGCAAGGGAGCTTAAAGAAGTTGCCAAAGACAAACCAATATTATGTTTTGGCGCGAGACATGTACATCCAGCTGTGGCACCTGTGATGGAAAGGGCGGCACTCGTTGGAGGGGCAGATGATGCCAGCTGTGTTTTAGGTGCAAAATTAATGGGAAAAGACCCTAAAGGGACAGTACCTCATGCTGCTTTTTTGATTGCAGGAGATACATTAGAAGTGGTGAAAGCTTACAGAGATATAACTCCCCCTGATGAGAAGATAACCATTTTAGTTGATACTTTTAAAGACGAAGTGGAAGAGGCTTTGAGGGTTGCTGAATTTTTAGGGGATAGATTATACGGAGTAAGACTTGATACTCCATCAGAAAGAGGAGGTGTTACTCCCAGTTTGGTTTATGAACTAAGACAAAGGCTTAATCAAAAAGGATTTACAAATGTAAAAATTATAGTTTCTGGAGGTTTAGATCCTGAAAGAGTTGCAAAACTTTCTGAAAGTGGGGCAGATGCTTTTGGTGTTGGAAGTTACATATCTGATGCTCAACCTATTGACATGACAATGGATATAAAAGAAGTAGAAGGGGTACCTGTTGCTAAAAGAGGGAGAATTCCTGGTATTATAGAAAATAAAAAATTGAAAAAGATAAAATAG
- a CDS encoding lytic transglycosylase domain-containing protein yields MRKKVAVIFLILLGLLFTYELNTYYFLKKIYPLKYQNYVVYYAKEYGVDPYLVFAVIKVESNFKSNAISSKNAIGLMQILPETGEWIAKKIGIKNYSNNMLFEPKYNIQMGTWYLSYLLKNFNGNMQLAIAAYNGGSGNVDAWLKDKKFSKDGKQLHAVPFPETNRYIKKVLAVYQMYKFIYETKN; encoded by the coding sequence TTGAGAAAAAAAGTTGCGGTAATATTTTTGATACTACTAGGTCTTTTGTTTACTTACGAGTTAAATACTTATTATTTTTTAAAAAAAATTTATCCTCTTAAATACCAGAATTATGTAGTTTATTACGCAAAAGAGTATGGAGTAGATCCCTATCTTGTTTTTGCCGTAATAAAAGTAGAAAGTAATTTTAAAAGTAATGCAATTTCCAGTAAAAATGCTATAGGATTAATGCAAATTTTACCAGAGACTGGAGAGTGGATTGCTAAAAAAATAGGGATAAAAAACTACAGTAATAATATGCTTTTTGAACCTAAATACAATATTCAAATGGGGACATGGTATTTGAGTTATCTTCTTAAAAATTTCAATGGGAATATGCAGTTGGCTATAGCAGCTTATAACGGAGGTAGTGGAAATGTAGATGCATGGCTTAAAGACAAAAAATTTTCGAAGGATGGGAAGCAGCTACATGCTGTTCCTTTTCCTGAGACAAATAGATATATAAAAAAGGTGTTAGCAGTTTATCAGATGTATAAGTTCATATATGAAACTAAAAATTGA
- the coaE gene encoding dephospho-CoA kinase (Dephospho-CoA kinase (CoaE) performs the final step in coenzyme A biosynthesis.) yields the protein MQVIGLTGGIASGKSTVSKLLKKMGAVVIDADIVSREIMVKGTEAYNKIVEYFGREILKEDGEIDRKKLGNIVFADRRKLKKLNEITHPIIIERIKEKIEEERKKNQQKAIVLDAALLIEMKLYKMVDEVWLVVVDSKTQIKRVMERDKLSYKDALNRIKSQMPLDEKIRYADFIINNSKDFKAMEKQVTLFWGRFAT from the coding sequence ATGCAAGTAATTGGACTGACTGGTGGCATTGCGTCTGGGAAAAGCACTGTTTCTAAGCTTTTAAAGAAGATGGGGGCTGTGGTTATTGATGCAGATATCGTGTCGAGAGAAATAATGGTAAAGGGAACAGAAGCATATAATAAAATTGTAGAATATTTTGGCAGAGAAATTTTAAAGGAGGACGGAGAAATTGACAGAAAGAAATTAGGTAATATTGTGTTTGCTGACAGAAGGAAGCTTAAAAAATTAAATGAAATTACTCATCCTATAATAATAGAACGAATAAAAGAAAAAATAGAAGAAGAAAGAAAAAAGAATCAGCAAAAGGCTATTGTATTAGACGCAGCTCTTTTAATTGAAATGAAACTTTATAAAATGGTAGATGAAGTTTGGCTAGTAGTAGTAGATTCAAAAACTCAAATAAAGAGGGTTATGGAAAGGGATAAACTTTCTTACAAAGACGCGTTAAATCGTATAAAAAGTCAAATGCCTCTGGATGAAAAAATAAGATACGCAGATTTTATAATAAACAATAGTAAGGATTTTAAAGCTATGGAAAAACAAGTTACACTATTTTGGGGAAGATTTGCAACATAA